In the Elizabethkingia bruuniana genome, GTTGGTATTCTGAAGTGAATTTTCTGACGGCGAATCTCTGTTGCATGAAGCCAGAAGCATAATCACCGCAAGGGATGATAATGAAATTGATTTTTTCATAATAAATTAGTTTTTAAAATTATACGATTTGGTAATCAGATAAAGTTAAAAATAAAATATCAGAAAATTGATAATACAAAAAAAAAGAGTTTCATAAAGAAACTCTTATATTATTGATTAAAGCATTTTTAGATTATTAACCTCCTGTTCTGTAAGGATTCTCCAATGCCCTCTTTTTACATTCTTCTTGGTAAGACCTGCAAACATTACTCTGTCCAAGCTTTCAACTTCGTAGCCCAATCTTTGGAAGATACGACGTACAACCCTGTTCCATCCGATGTGGATTTCTATACCAACTTCTGTTTTAGGTTTTCCTTCAATAAAAGAAATATTATCTACCTCTGCAACACCTTCCTCAAGACGAATACCTTCACGAATTGCCTGAAGATCTTCAATAGAAAGTTTTCTGTCCAATACAACATGATATATCTTCTTCATCCCGAATGATGGGTGCGTAAGTTTTTTAGTCATGTGTCCGTCATTGGTTAACAAGATAACACCAGTCGTTTGTCTGTCCAAACGCCCCACAGGGAATAGTCTGTATGGAGATGCATTCGCTACCAGATCCATTACTGTCTTACGTGCTTTCTCATCTTTCGTTGTAGAAAGATAACCTTTTGGCTTATTTAGTAATACATATACTGGTTTTTCCGGAGTAATACCCTGTCCGTCGAAAACAACTCTGTCTGTTTTCTGAACCTGGTAACCCATTTCAGTAACTACTTTACCATTTACTTCTACCAAACCTTGTGTAATAAGATCATCTGCTTCACGACGGCTGCAAATTCCTGAATTTGCAATATATTTATTAAGACGTATGGTTTCTTTTTCAGGCTTATTGGCTAGCTTATCAAACTTTCTCTTCAGGATATAACCTTTGATTTTCTCATCATGCTCAGCTTTCCTGTCAAAAGGTCTTTTGAATGATTTAGGTCCGCCAAATTTGCGATCACCTTTTTCGTATTTATCTCTGGAATCGAAAGTTTTACCACCACCTCTCTTTGAGTCGGATGCAGAGCGGGAAGTTTTGTCAAAAGAAGTTTTTCTCTCTCCTGGTTTTCCGTTTTTCTGTCTGTCTGAAAAATTTTTACGTTCTCTGCTCATTTCTATATTCTATATTTTCGGCAAAGTTACGAAAAATAAAAGCTAGTAGTGAAGATAGGTAAGAATTCCGTCAGATAACATGCATAAAATTCCAATAAACACCCACAGACGTAATAGATTTAGAGCTGAGAAACTATGAAATTTGGTCCTGTTGAGTAATAAATACACAACAATTACCTGAATAAACATACCCACACAGAAATAGTAAGACATCAGATAATGTACAGCATTTCCTTTTATAATAAGTGCAGAGACAACAATATTAAGAATAAGCAATATAATAGCAACAATTTTAGCTGTTTTTATACCAAACTTATTAGCGATCGTATCATATCCAAAAATACGGTCGGCATTACTGGTTAGAAGGTCTTTGACAATATCTATAGTAAGCAGTATCAGAAACAGAAATACCGACATCATCATCAGATGTGGCGAATATGTCTGGTAATAGATTAGCATACCAAAGAAAGGGTAAAGACTAAGTCCTACAAATGTGAGATTATTTACAACCAGAATTTTGCTTAGTTTATGACTGTAGAACCACATCAGGAACTGATAGATTAGAAAGAAAACAAATACCCTTTCGGAAATAAATGCTGCAATGCCTAAAGAGAGTATATTAAGTGTAAGATAAACATACAAATAATACTTCTGTCCCAGAAAGCTTTGAAATTTACTACGGAAAGGTTTGGTTATTTTATCTTTTTCGCGGTC is a window encoding:
- a CDS encoding pseudouridine synthase — encoded protein: MSRERKNFSDRQKNGKPGERKTSFDKTSRSASDSKRGGGKTFDSRDKYEKGDRKFGGPKSFKRPFDRKAEHDEKIKGYILKRKFDKLANKPEKETIRLNKYIANSGICSRREADDLITQGLVEVNGKVVTEMGYQVQKTDRVVFDGQGITPEKPVYVLLNKPKGYLSTTKDEKARKTVMDLVANASPYRLFPVGRLDRQTTGVILLTNDGHMTKKLTHPSFGMKKIYHVVLDRKLSIEDLQAIREGIRLEEGVAEVDNISFIEGKPKTEVGIEIHIGWNRVVRRIFQRLGYEVESLDRVMFAGLTKKNVKRGHWRILTEQEVNNLKML
- a CDS encoding UbiA family prenyltransferase, producing MKNRLLSRLSVFIGFLLGARAFVTFLLIFALYVSTFFLFNQEESLKSFVFDYKVHGIIFCSFLSIMAGGIINQFYDREKDKITKPFRSKFQSFLGQKYYLYVYLTLNILSLGIAAFISERVFVFFLIYQFLMWFYSHKLSKILVVNNLTFVGLSLYPFFGMLIYYQTYSPHLMMMSVFLFLILLTIDIVKDLLTSNADRIFGYDTIANKFGIKTAKIVAIILLILNIVVSALIIKGNAVHYLMSYYFCVGMFIQVIVVYLLLNRTKFHSFSALNLLRLWVFIGILCMLSDGILTYLHY